Sequence from the Flavobacterium sp. J372 genome:
CCATCCGCGTTCGCTGGCTGCTTTAACCATAGCATATTCCCCTGAAACCTGGTAAACAGAAACAGGAACGTTTACGGCGTTCTTAACTTCACGTACAATATCCAGGTAGGCAATGCCCGGCTTTACCATCACAATATCTGCGCCTTCTTCCACATCGTGCAGCGCCTCTTTAATGGCCTCAATCCGGTTGGCATAATCCATCTGGTACGTCTTTTTGTCTTTAGGCACCTCAATGCCTGCCTCTTTTGGTGCACTGTCCAATGCATCACGGAATGGGCCGTAAAAAGACGATGCATACTTGGCGCTGTAACTCATAATTCCTACATTTTGGAAACCAGCACTATCCAAACCTTCACGCAGGCGCAGCACACGGCCGTCCATCATATCGCTTGGTGCAACAAAGTCGGCTCCAGCTTCAGCATGAGAAATTGCCATTTTCACCAGAGCTTCAACCGTTTCATCATTAGCGATGTCGCCGTTGTTAATGATGCCGTCATGTCCGTAAATAGAATAAGGGTCGAGTGCTACATCGGGCATCACAATCATCCCGGGGACAGCATCTTTAATAGCTTTAATGGCCTGCTGCATAAGGCCAGTGGCATTCCAGGCTTCTTTACCGGTGTTATCTTTAAGGTTGTCGTTAACCTTCACGTAGATATTCACAGCCTTAATGCCCAAGCTCCACAGTTCTTTCACTTCTTTAACCGTAAGGTCTATCGAACGGCGGAAAATTCCCGGCATAGAGGGTATTGGCACTTCAACATTCGTGCCTTCAGTTATAAACATCGGGAACATAAAATTGTTGGGTGTAAGTATAGTTTCGCGAACAAGTGAACGGATTGATTCATTCACGCGCAGCCTTCTGTTTCTATGGATTGGATACATATTATTTAAGCTTTTTGTATAATTTTTCTTTTTCGCGGGCAATAAAACCCGGCGGGTCAAACCTATATCCGGC
This genomic interval carries:
- the hemB gene encoding porphobilinogen synthase; the protein is MYPIHRNRRLRVNESIRSLVRETILTPNNFMFPMFITEGTNVEVPIPSMPGIFRRSIDLTVKEVKELWSLGIKAVNIYVKVNDNLKDNTGKEAWNATGLMQQAIKAIKDAVPGMIVMPDVALDPYSIYGHDGIINNGDIANDETVEALVKMAISHAEAGADFVAPSDMMDGRVLRLREGLDSAGFQNVGIMSYSAKYASSFYGPFRDALDSAPKEAGIEVPKDKKTYQMDYANRIEAIKEALHDVEEGADIVMVKPGIAYLDIVREVKNAVNVPVSVYQVSGEYAMVKAASERGWLDHDKVMIEQLHCIKRAGADLISTYFAKEAAIILNR